The window AAATGCAACCAACTTGAGAAAGCAACAAAAGAGGCTCTCCAGCAACTTGGCATGGACACAACAATTGATCATATAACCGATTTTTCTCAAATAGCATCATATGGTGTGATGACAACCCCTGCTCTAGTTATTGATGGAAAGGTTGTCTCATATGGCAAGGTTCTTAAAACTGAAGAAGTTGTGGGTATATTAAAAAAAGCAAGAGAGTAGGAGAAATGAAAGCGTAAGGGACAATTAACAGTCTCTAATATATGGGCTATATGGATGAATATAAAAACATATTGACATTTATCGATATGGCTCATATAATAAACATATCGATAAATCTCGATATGTTTTGAGATGGGAGTAAAGCAATGGTAGATTATAAAGAATATACAGTAGTGTTTAAGGCATTATCTGATGAGACTCGCTTAAAGATCGTTGAGATGTTGTCTTGCAATGAAATGTGTGCTTGCGATATTTTAGATTATTTTCAAATAAGTCAGTCTACACTTTCATATCATATGAAAATCTTAACAGAGTGTAATCTTATATGTAGCAGAAAGGATGGATCTTGGGTAAAGTATTCACTTAATGACCAAGTAGCAAAAAAGATAAAAATATTCTGGGAGGATTTAACTAGTGGGAAAGATGACTGCATTTGCAATGAAGTAATAAATAAGAATAAGTGCAAATGACAAAGGAGTAAGAAATATAAGTATATGCGTATCTACTCATTTAATCATAAATATAAAACAATATAAGGAGTGTTCATTATGAGTAATGAAAAAACAGAAGGTATTGATTTTTTTGAAAAATACCTTACAGTATGGGTTCTTTTGTGTATGGCAGCGGGGATTCTTATAGGAAAATTTTTACCAGGAGTACCTGCATTTCTTGAAAAAATACAATATGCACAGCAAAATATTCCTATTGCAATATTAATTTGGATTATGATTTACCCTATGATGTTAAAAGTTGATTTTCAATCAATTAAGAACGTAGGAAAAAATCCTTTGGGTGTTATCATATCCAGTGGAACCAGTTGGTTGATTAAACCTTTTCTCATGTTCGGATTAGCTACACTATTTTTTACCGTAGTTTTTAAAGCTTTTATTCCTGCAAATCTGGCCCAAGATTATATAACAGGCGCAGTACTATTAGGTGCAGCTCCTTGTACCGCCATGGTATTTGTATGGAGTAAGCTAACAAAAGGGGATCCTGCACATACTCTAGTACAGGTTTCCGTCAACGATATACTAATTATCTTCCTTTTTGTACCAATCGTTTCGTTTTTACTTGGAGTAAATAATGTTACCCTTCCATGGGATACACTTATCTTTTCTATCGTATTATTCGTAGTTGTACCCCTTGTTGCTGGGGTCTTTACGCGAATGTACGTGATAAAGAATAAGGGAGAAGACTACTTTAATGAAAAGTTTGTTACTAAATTTGATGGAGTCACAACGGTTGGATTACTTTTAACTTTGGTAATCATCTTTTCCTTCCAAGGAGATGTTATTCTTGAGAATCCATTCCATGTTTTGTTAATTGCAGTACCATTAATACTTCAAAATGTTATTACGGCATTATTTGCATATTTTATGTGTAAATGGGCGAAACAACCACATAATATTGCAGCTCCAGCGGCCTTGATTGGAGCATCTGATTTTTTCGAACTATCTGTTGCAGTGGCAATTACACTCTTTGGAGCAGACTCACCAGTAGTACTAGTAACCACTGTAGGAGTGCTTACAGAGGTACCAGTAATGTTAGCCCTTGTTAAATTTGTTAACAAGACGAGACACTGGTTTCCTGAAGGTAGCAATAATTGAATATCAAAAAATTAATTACGAAGCGTATCAATTGAAAGAAGAGTTGAATCGAGCTGGGAACTATAGTAAGGCGTGGGTAATCAATTCACCTTTGTATCAAACAGGAACGACAAGTAAAATGTTAAAGGCAAAAGCTAGCAAAGAAATAAGAATGGATTAATAAAATCTATTCTCATGCTAATAGCAATATTGCAGTTATACCTTGGAGCGCGAAAGAAATTAAAGGTGGAGAATTAAATCAGTTGCTTTTATAATAAAAGGGTAAAAGGTTGATGTTAATGAGCTTCAACTTTTTATAATAGCACAGAGGAGGAAGAATATGAAAAAGGTTGCTTTTATATGTGTACATAATTCCTGTCGTTCACAAATTGCAGAAGCTCTGGGAAAGCATTTAGCTAGTGATGTTTTTGAAAGCTACTCTGCTGGGACAGAACTCAAGCCACAAATCAATCAAGATGCCGTTCGATTGATGAAGAAAATATACGATATCGACATGGAAAAGACTCAATACTCCAAATTAATCGATGAGCTACCCCCAATAGATATTGTCGTAACTATGGGTTGTAATGTAGTATGTCCTTATTTATCTAGTGAGGAAAAAGAGGATTGGGGTTTTGATGATCCTACGGGAAAAAGCGATGAAGAGTTTATAGTTATCATCAATAAAATAGAAAAAAAAATCAAAGAGCTTGCTGAAAGGTTGAGGGATTAATACAAGCAATACCTTGATTTTTAGATAATAATAGTGCTCTAGAAGTAGCACATATAACGATTGTTAAAATAAGAAAGCAATTCAAGTACGTAAAACTTGGATTCTTTTTTATGTAGTGCAGAAGTTCTTATTTTAATGCAATCAATCACAAAATACAAAGTTGGAAAATTTGCTAGGAGAACCTTAATAATATATCAAAGTAAATATTATCATAAGTGATAATAGATTAATGTATATATATTAAGCATTTATTGCCAGCCCTTTAGAATATCTATGATATCCTCTAGTAAATAATCCCTAATGTCTTCAGTAATTGTAATTACATTTTATTGTCTTTATCTAAAGTTGCAAAATAAATATCTCTAATATCCCGTATTTTATATCAATAATATGAAAAATATCGTTTGTTCGTAATAGTGTAGAAAACTTAGGAGGATTATCCATGAGATTAGAAATAAAGTTTCTACTAACCATAATCTTTATTGTATTAGTATGCGTAAGTTTGTATTTTCTATATAGAAAGAAGATGATTTGATTTGTGTTTGTCATAAAGTAGTTTTTTCTATCCGTAGTAGGGTATTTAAACGATTAAGTGGTTTTGATTTACCTCTTGACAGTGAGTTCAATTCCGAGTAAAATAGTAGTAAGTAAATGATAACGATTATCAAAATCAAATATGAGAAAGGAGTTTTTAAATGAGTATAGTATTAGTTGGTGGTCATGATCGGTTGCATAGTGAGTACAAGGGAGTTGGTTCTCAAAGAGGGCACAAATTAAAGATTTATACTCAAATGCCAACAAAATTTAACAAAGCAATTGGTCATCCAGATGCCATTGTATTATTCACCAGCACAGTTTCGCATAAAATGGTTGGCGTGGCAGTAAAGGAAGCAAAGAAAAAGGGGATACCCATAGTGCGATGTCATAATAGTAGCCTGGGATCTTTAGAAAAGTCTTTATTAGAATTAGAATCTACATCAAAATAGAATGATGATTAAAATCTTGAAATTAAGCCATGAAGAAACAAGCAAAAGAATAATACATATTAAAAATGAATATGAATATCGTGAATATCGGGACGGTGACTTTTTACTCGATTTTCTAGGAGATAGAAGTTACCGTCCCGATATGATTTTATAAGCAAGTGAAATAATAAAAAACTGTTTGCTTCGAAGGGAATCGTTCGATTAGTGCGATGGTCCCTTGCTTTTGAATATCAATATCTTTCAAACTCTTTTAATAATCGAATAAAGTGGTTTGATTCACGTAATACATGGTCACCTAATAATGGTATGATAATGGATCTAATGTTACATCCCAACAAACCCTCCGTAGCTTGAGTATTAAAATCACGAATTCTTAAGGTAGATTCAAGGCTTTTATCTGTAACCTCAGAAATAGGTAGAGTTTGATCCATAGCTTGCTTTGCTTCTTCTGTCAATTGATCAAATTCATCTCCAAAATCATCTGCGATTTCAAACAGAGCCTCTTCTGTTGGATCAAGAAGTCCACGAATGAACTTTGAATGCTCCGCCATAATTCTATTCCAGAAGGCTTCTTGTTCATAAGCTTGTTTTTCAATATCAACTTGTTCTCTTCTTTGAAATCTTTGAATCATGCTTAAATAAAGCCTTGCTTCCCTGCGTATATGGTCGATGAGAAGTGGGTAATTAACTGTAAACATATTACAGGATAGCACACTTGATAAAACGATGGATTTAAACTGTATTAGACTAGAAACCAAACGGATAGCCCTTTCATTAATCATATGTGTTCTTTGTACAAGTGCTGGATTGACAGAGGTTAAATCTCCACCTACTAGATTATATTCCGCTCTCGTAAGATTTGTTTGTATCTGAACTGCTGTTAAATCAGATGAAGCGATTTCCGCATTTAATGTATAAGGCGTAACCACTTCACCAGATTGAATAATCGTGGGACTAACAACACCATTGGATAAATATATGACATCTGCTAATAATCGATCAAATTCTAAACGAAATTGATCTGCTCGAGTTGTAAAGCTATAATCCCTAGGCGTAAAACCAACTTCTAAAAAAAATGAATGTTCTTTCATAATCCGAATGAAAAATAGATGTGTTCCTAATGATTGTTTCACAAATTGTAAATCGGATAACATTAATATAACCCTCCTTAGTGATACTATTGCATCACACTACATTTTATGAAACATAATATAGGATGTTCACATATATAATTAATTCTAGTTTTTAACCTTATGAGGCACTATCTTATTTTATAGAAAACAAATTAAAAAAAGCAAGAACTGAATTTTTATTATTATATATCATAATTTTACCTAAACTTGATTGTTATAAGTTAGGGTATTATGGTAATATAACATTAAATCTTTTGTTTTTTAGGAGATTGAACTTATCGTCCCGATATGTCTTTCGTTTTTAATCTATTACTGTTTGGTTTGCAATGGCTTTTTCTTTTGCTTTAATCAGTTGATACAATATATCATTTACAGGTGTTGGGAGTTTGTGCTTTTTACCTAGCCTACTTACAACTCCTGCAAACATTTCTACTTCTGTCTTCCTCTTTCCGCGCATATCCTGTAGCATTGAAGTCATACCATCTGGATTTAAAGCATCTAAAATAGGATACCATCGCATTAAGTCTTCTTCCGTAAGGTTTGCACCTTCTAATTTGGACAGTGCGATTACTTCTTTCATGGCTTCATCCATAAGCTCTCTGATCTCATCTATCTTCTGGCACTTGCCATAAGGAGCATCTAATACGGCGGAGACTTGATTGACTCCTACATTAATCATAAACTTCCACCAAATTTCCTTCATAATATCATCTGCAATTTCGTAGACAATTTGAGTACGATTAAAGAATTCAGAAAGAGCCATTACTTTTTTATCATTAGGTATAAGTGAATTAAAGACGATTTTTCCTTTATTTGCAGTAATTTTTCTACCTTCTTTGACTGCAGAAATTTCTACAATAAACGAGTAAAGGAGCCTCTCCATACCATATACGGCACCAATTTCATTTTCCGTATCTATGCCATTCATTAATGAGATAATTATGGTATTCTCTCCCATAAAAGGTTTCATGAGTTCAATTGCCTTTTTTAAGTGATGATATTTTACTGAAAGAATAATGAGATCCAAAGTTCGTGGGGCTTCAGGGCTAAGACCAGTAAAATCATAATCCTTTCCATTTACTACAATCCACCCTTGATCTTGATATCTTTTTATTCTCTCTTGCTCCCCTAAAATATACACACCCTGAGGATTGTAATCGTAGATTTGGGCTGCAAGCAAGCCTCCAATGGCTCCCATTCCTAAAATCCCGACTTTATTTATTTTCATGATTATCCCCCAATCTTTGTTATCGTACTTAATCTTCCATTAATAATGTTTATATTACCATAATATTCTAATGCCAATCAATGACAATTATGTAAGATATCGAGGATATCATTATAAAAATACTTGACTTTAAGCAAATCTTAAATACAAAGATAAAACAACAAACTAAGTCCATCTATTAAAAGTGGTGTTTTGTGTTTAATAATCTGGGAATAGAATGAATAGTAATCTATTATAAAAGGAGGTCTTAATATGAAGAAAATCATTTGGTACATTATTGTATTAGCTTTGACTTTTACTCTTGTAGCTTGCACAACACAAGAAATCTCTGTAAATGATAAAGAGGATACCCAAAATCAACAGGAACAAAAGGATCAAAATGATATTAATAAAGATAATAAAGAACAACCCTCACAAGATTTGGATTTACAAATTGAAGAATTTATTGAAATCGAAGGAATGAAAGAAAAAATCACTTTAAATTTATATGACAAAGGTATCGTACCCTTTAGAACTTATATACCCTTCGATTTCACAACAGAGGAAGTCAGCAGCGGTGAAGGAGATGCTTATTGGTTTTACGCAAATTATGGAAACAAGAAAATTGATGATGTCTACTTAAAATTATACTTTTTTTCAGAAATTTCAGAAGAAGAGCCAAATCTAGATGATAACGACAATACCTTTTCTCTCATGTTGGACGGTATGGAAACAGTTAACACAAAAGAAAAACGCTATGATTGGTCCATTAAAGAGTTTAAAAGTCCTGAAGAACCAACGTACGCAATGTTAGGAAAACATCAGGATCAGTACTTTGTGATGATTCTAAATTACCCTGTGGAATACGCTGAAGGCTTCGCTCCAAGAGTAAATAAGATTCTAGAACATTTTTATTGGACAGATACACAAGAATATTTATCTCCAAAGTAAGTCTTTAACAAGTTGGTATTATATATAGCTCATATTAAGCCCTTAGCTGCAAAAATTTAATAAATTAACACATACACACATATACATTAATAGAAAAATAAGGGAAGTGATAAATTTATGACTATACTAAGTAGAGAGATAATGAAGATACCAATAGAAGACATCCATGGTATAGAAGAGTTAGTGTGTCGTATAATGAACTTTGATTTACTCAATGCCTCTTCCAAACTTAGAGACGCCTATGAAAAGACTAAGGATGTAGCGTATCATAATTTTACGATGAATGCTGTGTGCGAATCTCATGAAATTGATGAGATAGAAAATGATATTATCAGATTAAAAAACAGAGAGCTTTTAAAATCTAAGCTTTTAGCAGATATATTTCACCATTCGACTGCACTTTCTTTTTTAGTTATTACTCTATACGGCTATGATGAAGTTGATGCCAAGGAGAATGATATGCTAATGAGTATGTTTTTAGATAGTTGGGGTACAGCCTTTATGGAGTGTGGTCAATCATGGGTACTAAAGAAAATAGCTAAAAGATTGAAAAAGCAGAACCTCTATACAACACACGCATTTAGTCCAGGCCAAGGTGAAATTCCCATGGAAATGCAAATACCTATATTTAAAATACTTAAACCAGCAGATATTGGAGTATCTCTCAATGAACACTACATGATGCATCCTAAGAAATCCATATCAGGTATAGTTGGAATTCAAACAGAGAAGGACGAAAATTCGATAAGACCTTGTGATATATGTGAACGAAGAGAAACATGTGCAAATGCCTATGCATAATCAACAATTAAGACGGATTACTCAGATATGCCTATAAAGGACATAAGCCCAAGGGCATACCAGGACGGTAATTTTTTCTCCTAGGAAATGGAGTGAAAATTACCGTCTTTAGATTTTCTCATACCTATACAACCTTCCTATGCGTATTATTAGTTCTATATTACCCTTTAAGTATCTTAATAAACAATTTCAATTCTATATGATTCATATGACTTTTGCAATTTTATTACACTATATACAAACCCATTTCAAACTATATGAAAATATACTTTTTTGTTTTTATAATACGATATGGAATATACGACAACAAATGATATTTAATGCAGTAAATTCAAGTATAATTATGAAAAAATACTATAATTTAACATGTTGTAGCAACACAGAGCTATGGACGCTGTAACATATTTTCTTTTTCCAACTCATAAACATAATACATCTAATATGGTTGCCAAAGGAGGAAATAAAATGGAATACAGTACAGACAAATGCTTTACTATTCAGCAAGTTGAAAAAATTTTGGGGATTCCAAGGACAAAAATCAGACATTACCTCAATAAGGACCTTATCATTGTTGAAAAGAATGAACAGAGCGGCTATTATTCTTATTCTTTTAGCGATTTGATTCGTTTAGCCCAAATTGTGTATTACCGTGAGATTCTCGATTTATCCGTAGACACAGTTGAAAAATTACTTCAAACAACTAATATTGAAATTATTGAGGACATATTAACTTGTCAAGCTAAGAAGGCAAAGAAAAGTATTAAAAAGAAGGAGGATCAACTAAATTACCTGGAATTTAATCAACAAATGATCAATCACGTGCACAAATTTCGGAACAAAATATCCTTAGTTCCTTTCGAAACCTTTTATGTATTTCCTTATTCCTGCTACTTCGATACTAATCTATCCGTATATCCTGTACTATATGGAGCAGCAGAATTTAGCTTTGATGGAGAAAATATTAAAAGGGAAAAACGCTGCTGTATTGTGTTTGAAAAAGATCTAAAGTACTTAAATGACGATTCGGTTTATGAGGTCTGTACCAATGAAAATGCATTCAATAGAGATTTGAGCGTATATACTGTGAGTTTGACAGAAAAGGATATTGACGATCCTTCCCTATTACTACCAATGATTCAGTGGTCAGCAAAACACCGCTTTCGTGTCAATAACCCTATTTATTTGGTACACTTTTTCCCGTTTTATAAGGGCGAACACTCTTATAAATATGTAGAGGCGTATTTACCAATTGATGTTCTCTAACGAAATAAAACAAAATACATAATACATTGTAATCCATGCTAATTGCTCAGTTAACACCTATTATTTGGTAGAAAGCTGCTAAAGCATGGATTTTTGTTGTAAAGTAATAATCCAACCAATGGTTTACAGACATTTAACCCCTATTGAGCAATTATGAGAAACCTACTTAATGGTTTTTGTCATGTTTTGTCATTTTAAAATACTCTTATTTTTTCAAAAATCGCTTGACTTGGTTGTTACAACTTAGTTTACACTAAACTCAACAACAGATTATTGGCTTAAAAATTTGAAATATTTTATTAGGAGGGGATAGATATAAAAGTAGGAGTATCATTTTATAAAAACCTTATGTTTAAAACATAAGGATGTCCCGTATAAAAAGAGGGACTTAAGTAAAAGAGTGTATTAATTTTAGGAAAGAGAGGTTAGTGATCAATGACTAAAATGAATCAACGAGCATCTTATACGCAAAAAGAAGGTTTTAGTGTTGATATGTTTACGACAGAAGAATTGCAACAAATTCATTTAGCAACACTACGGGTCTTGTTCCAAACAGGTGTAAAAGTTTATAACGAAGAAGCCCTTAATGTATTCTCAGATAATGGATGTTTTGTAGATCGCTCCGAAAGGATGGTGCGCATTCCCGAGTATATCGTTGAAGATGCCATAAAATCTGCACCTAGTTCTGTATTAATGGCAGGTCGTGATCCGAAACACGATATCGTCTTGGAGAGCAATCGTGTAGCTTGGACAAATTTTGGTGCTGGCGTTAAATTATACGATGTATTTTCTGGTGTCTTGAGAACTACGACGACAAAAGACGTAGGGGAAACAGCAAGAGTTGTAGATTATTTAGATAATGTAGATGTCTATTCTCAAGCAGTTGTAGCTAGAGATACTCCTAAGGAAACAGGCGACCTATTAGCAGCAGAAGCATTTTTGACCAATACATCTAAGCATTGCCATCATATCGACCTCGTATCAGGTGCAAATGCAAGAAGATACATTGAAATGGGTGCAGCCATAGCTGGTGGGATGGATGAACTTAGAAAAAGACCCATTGTATCTGCCTTAATATGTCCTACAAGTCCTCTACAGATTTCTGAAGAAGGCTGTGACATTATTATGGAGTTTGCCAGAGCTGGTGTGCCAGTAAATATACTTTCTATGGCTTTGGCAGGAGGAACATCTCCTATTACCATTGACGGTACTCTAGTCGTACATAATGCAGAAGTACTTAGCGGAATTGTCTTAGCACAATTAGTTAACAAGGGAGCACCAGTAATATATGGTAGCTCTACATCCATTTTTGACATGCAATATGCAACTGCACCAGTTGGGTCGCCAGAACTTGGTATGATTAGCGCAGGCGTTGCAAACTTAGCTCAATTTTACAATCTGCCTAGTTATACGGCTGGTG is drawn from Alkalibaculum bacchi and contains these coding sequences:
- a CDS encoding thioredoxin family protein, with the protein product MALFNFGKKKEKDSNCCGGNCDAESIAKAKSTKIEGAFVKVLGTGCTKCNQLEKATKEALQQLGMDTTIDHITDFSQIASYGVMTTPALVIDGKVVSYGKVLKTEEVVGILKKARE
- a CDS encoding ArsR/SmtB family transcription factor, with product MVDYKEYTVVFKALSDETRLKIVEMLSCNEMCACDILDYFQISQSTLSYHMKILTECNLICSRKDGSWVKYSLNDQVAKKIKIFWEDLTSGKDDCICNEVINKNKCK
- the arsB gene encoding ACR3 family arsenite efflux transporter is translated as MSNEKTEGIDFFEKYLTVWVLLCMAAGILIGKFLPGVPAFLEKIQYAQQNIPIAILIWIMIYPMMLKVDFQSIKNVGKNPLGVIISSGTSWLIKPFLMFGLATLFFTVVFKAFIPANLAQDYITGAVLLGAAPCTAMVFVWSKLTKGDPAHTLVQVSVNDILIIFLFVPIVSFLLGVNNVTLPWDTLIFSIVLFVVVPLVAGVFTRMYVIKNKGEDYFNEKFVTKFDGVTTVGLLLTLVIIFSFQGDVILENPFHVLLIAVPLILQNVITALFAYFMCKWAKQPHNIAAPAALIGASDFFELSVAVAITLFGADSPVVLVTTVGVLTEVPVMLALVKFVNKTRHWFPEGSNN
- a CDS encoding arsenate reductase ArsC, translating into MKKVAFICVHNSCRSQIAEALGKHLASDVFESYSAGTELKPQINQDAVRLMKKIYDIDMEKTQYSKLIDELPPIDIVVTMGCNVVCPYLSSEEKEDWGFDDPTGKSDEEFIVIINKIEKKIKELAERLRD
- a CDS encoding DUF2325 domain-containing protein, whose translation is MSIVLVGGHDRLHSEYKGVGSQRGHKLKIYTQMPTKFNKAIGHPDAIVLFTSTVSHKMVGVAVKEAKKKGIPIVRCHNSSLGSLEKSLLELESTSK
- a CDS encoding DUF2935 domain-containing protein, encoding MLSDLQFVKQSLGTHLFFIRIMKEHSFFLEVGFTPRDYSFTTRADQFRLEFDRLLADVIYLSNGVVSPTIIQSGEVVTPYTLNAEIASSDLTAVQIQTNLTRAEYNLVGGDLTSVNPALVQRTHMINERAIRLVSSLIQFKSIVLSSVLSCNMFTVNYPLLIDHIRREARLYLSMIQRFQRREQVDIEKQAYEQEAFWNRIMAEHSKFIRGLLDPTEEALFEIADDFGDEFDQLTEEAKQAMDQTLPISEVTDKSLESTLRIRDFNTQATEGLLGCNIRSIIIPLLGDHVLRESNHFIRLLKEFERY
- a CDS encoding ketopantoate reductase family protein — encoded protein: MKINKVGILGMGAIGGLLAAQIYDYNPQGVYILGEQERIKRYQDQGWIVVNGKDYDFTGLSPEAPRTLDLIILSVKYHHLKKAIELMKPFMGENTIIISLMNGIDTENEIGAVYGMERLLYSFIVEISAVKEGRKITANKGKIVFNSLIPNDKKVMALSEFFNRTQIVYEIADDIMKEIWWKFMINVGVNQVSAVLDAPYGKCQKIDEIRELMDEAMKEVIALSKLEGANLTEEDLMRWYPILDALNPDGMTSMLQDMRGKRKTEVEMFAGVVSRLGKKHKLPTPVNDILYQLIKAKEKAIANQTVID
- a CDS encoding vitamin B12 dependent-methionine synthase activation domain-containing protein, translating into MKIPIEDIHGIEELVCRIMNFDLLNASSKLRDAYEKTKDVAYHNFTMNAVCESHEIDEIENDIIRLKNRELLKSKLLADIFHHSTALSFLVITLYGYDEVDAKENDMLMSMFLDSWGTAFMECGQSWVLKKIAKRLKKQNLYTTHAFSPGQGEIPMEMQIPIFKILKPADIGVSLNEHYMMHPKKSISGIVGIQTEKDENSIRPCDICERRETCANAYA
- a CDS encoding MerR family transcriptional regulator — its product is MEYSTDKCFTIQQVEKILGIPRTKIRHYLNKDLIIVEKNEQSGYYSYSFSDLIRLAQIVYYREILDLSVDTVEKLLQTTNIEIIEDILTCQAKKAKKSIKKKEDQLNYLEFNQQMINHVHKFRNKISLVPFETFYVFPYSCYFDTNLSVYPVLYGAAEFSFDGENIKREKRCCIVFEKDLKYLNDDSVYEVCTNENAFNRDLSVYTVSLTEKDIDDPSLLLPMIQWSAKHRFRVNNPIYLVHFFPFYKGEHSYKYVEAYLPIDVL